Proteins from one Paenibacillus amylolyticus genomic window:
- a CDS encoding rhamnogalacturonan lyase: MEYLDRGVVAVKTGTGVIVSWRLLGTEGSNVSFNVYRDGTKVNATPITNSTNLQDASGTSSSKYTVRAVVSGTEQAASTAASVWGNNYLSVPLSVPAGGTTPDGVAYTYSANDASAGDLDGDGEYELIVKWDPSNSKDNSQSGYTGEVFIDAYKLNGTRLWRISLGKNIRAGAHYTQFMVYDLDGDGKAEVAMKTADGSKDGTGVVIGDASKDYRNSSGYVLSGPEFLTVFNGQTGKALSTVNYEPTRGNVSDWGDNYGNRVDRFLAAIAYLDGERPSLVMARGYYTRTVLVAYNWRNGQLTKQWTFDSNTSGNSGYAGQGNHNLSVADVDGDGKDEIVYGAMAVDDNGKGLYTTGLHHGDAMHLSDLDPDRPGLEVFQVHETPSNAGVEFRDAGTGQLIWGVKTTKDIGRGMAADIDPRYKGAEVWADGSLYTAKGQKLGTTLPSSTNFGIWWDGDLLRELLDSNRIDKWNYANSTTVNLLTASGVSSNNGTKSTPSLQADLFGDWREEVVWRTNDSSALRIYTTTAVTDKRIYTLMHDPVYRLGVAWQNVAYNQPPHTGFYLGEGMNTPPIPNIRYAGR; this comes from the coding sequence ATGGAATATCTGGATCGCGGTGTGGTGGCGGTAAAGACCGGGACAGGTGTGATTGTCAGTTGGCGGCTATTGGGTACGGAAGGTTCGAATGTATCGTTTAATGTCTATCGGGATGGAACCAAGGTGAACGCTACCCCCATAACGAATAGCACCAACCTTCAGGATGCAAGCGGGACAAGCAGTTCCAAATATACGGTTCGCGCTGTCGTCAGTGGAACGGAGCAGGCTGCTTCAACAGCAGCGAGCGTATGGGGCAACAACTATCTGTCCGTACCGCTCAGTGTACCCGCAGGTGGAACAACGCCCGATGGGGTTGCCTACACTTACAGTGCCAACGATGCCAGTGCTGGTGATCTGGACGGTGATGGGGAGTATGAATTGATTGTGAAGTGGGACCCTTCCAACTCCAAAGATAACTCCCAAAGCGGTTATACCGGGGAAGTGTTTATCGATGCCTACAAATTGAACGGAACACGCCTGTGGCGAATTAGTCTCGGCAAGAATATCCGCGCGGGTGCGCACTACACCCAGTTCATGGTCTACGATCTTGATGGTGACGGCAAAGCCGAGGTCGCGATGAAAACAGCCGATGGCTCCAAGGATGGCACTGGTGTGGTCATCGGTGATGCAAGCAAGGATTATCGTAATTCCAGCGGTTATGTATTATCTGGTCCTGAATTCCTGACGGTATTCAATGGGCAGACGGGCAAAGCGCTATCCACGGTGAATTACGAACCGACGCGTGGCAATGTATCCGATTGGGGAGACAACTATGGCAATCGGGTGGACCGATTCCTTGCTGCCATTGCCTATCTGGATGGGGAGCGCCCAAGTCTGGTTATGGCGCGTGGATACTACACTCGCACAGTACTGGTGGCATATAACTGGCGGAATGGGCAGCTAACCAAGCAATGGACATTTGATTCCAACACATCGGGCAACTCGGGTTATGCCGGGCAGGGCAATCACAATCTGAGTGTGGCGGACGTGGACGGAGACGGGAAAGACGAGATTGTCTATGGTGCCATGGCGGTGGATGACAACGGCAAAGGATTGTATACGACAGGTCTTCATCATGGCGATGCCATGCATTTGAGCGACCTCGACCCGGATCGCCCTGGGCTTGAGGTGTTTCAGGTTCATGAGACACCGTCCAATGCCGGAGTGGAATTCCGTGATGCAGGTACAGGCCAGTTAATCTGGGGAGTCAAAACAACGAAGGATATTGGACGCGGCATGGCGGCAGATATCGATCCTAGATATAAAGGCGCCGAGGTATGGGCAGACGGCAGTCTGTACACAGCCAAAGGACAGAAACTCGGAACAACCCTGCCTTCCTCCACGAATTTTGGAATCTGGTGGGATGGTGATCTGCTCCGTGAACTGCTGGACAGCAACCGAATCGACAAGTGGAATTATGCCAACAGCACAACGGTGAACCTGCTCACCGCATCCGGCGTTTCTTCCAATAATGGAACCAAGTCTACACCGAGTCTGCAGGCAGATCTGTTCGGGGACTGGAGAGAGGAAGTTGTGTGGCGAACCAATGACAGCTCAGCGCTGCGGATCTATACCACAACAGCAGTTACCGACAAACGCATCTACACGCTGATGCATGATCCGGTGTACCGTCTTGGCGTCGCTTGGCAAAATGTAGCCTACAATCAACCGCCGCACACCGGATTTTATCTGGGAGAAGGCATGAACACACCACCGATACCGAATATCCGGTATGCGGGCAGATGA
- the cysT gene encoding sulfate ABC transporter permease subunit CysT, translating into MSKVTVTQRRTLPGFGLTMGYSVLYLSLVVLIPLAALLFNSTGLTWATMIEVATNPRVLASFQVSFLTAGAAALIDLVLGLLLAWVLVRYEFPGKRLFDAVIDLPFALPTAVAGVALTAIYAGNGWIGQFVEPLGIKLAYSQAGITLALMFIGIPFVVRTVQPVLEELEAEVEEAAATLGAGRWRIFRTILLPDLIPPLLTGFALAFARGIGEYGSVVFISGNMPMKTEIAPLLIMAKLEQFDYAGATAVALLLLLVSFILLLIINSLQRWSRKAGRA; encoded by the coding sequence ATGAGCAAGGTGACGGTGACGCAAAGACGCACATTACCGGGGTTCGGATTAACGATGGGTTACAGTGTGCTCTACCTGAGCCTGGTTGTACTTATTCCATTGGCGGCGCTGTTGTTTAACTCAACAGGGCTGACGTGGGCAACCATGATTGAGGTTGCGACCAATCCCAGGGTGCTGGCTTCCTTCCAGGTCAGCTTTCTGACGGCAGGTGCAGCGGCCCTGATTGATCTCGTGCTGGGGCTACTCCTGGCATGGGTGCTTGTTCGGTATGAGTTTCCTGGCAAAAGGCTGTTTGATGCGGTCATTGATCTGCCCTTTGCCTTGCCGACAGCGGTAGCAGGGGTTGCCCTTACGGCGATCTATGCCGGTAATGGCTGGATCGGGCAGTTTGTAGAGCCTTTGGGCATCAAGCTTGCCTATTCACAGGCCGGGATTACGCTGGCGCTGATGTTTATCGGTATTCCATTCGTGGTTCGTACGGTACAACCGGTGTTGGAGGAGCTGGAGGCTGAGGTGGAAGAAGCGGCTGCCACACTGGGCGCAGGAAGATGGCGGATATTCCGTACCATTCTGCTGCCGGATCTGATTCCGCCACTGCTGACAGGGTTCGCTCTGGCATTTGCCCGAGGCATTGGTGAATACGGCTCCGTTGTATTTATCTCAGGTAATATGCCGATGAAAACAGAGATTGCCCCCTTGCTGATCATGGCCAAGCTGGAGCAGTTCGATTATGCAGGAGCTACAGCTGTAGCTTTGCTGCTGCTTCTGGTTTCTTTCATCCTGCTGCTGATCATCAATTCCTTGCAACGCTGGAGTCGGAAGGCGGGCAGGGCATGA
- a CDS encoding AraC family transcriptional regulator, translated as MRMPFQSVRSKMVLSYLAVVLVIALLFGSIFYLFFSHQYSKEIRINNQLSLKSTVNTIESSVIQKVNQVYLSLALGNAANINLDSLKGNHSKILDIEQSLKNMVQNYSDLIEAIHVYDTKNHFIVSSVYGLLLDEDTPSRVDHTTDWIAAMKETPESSLWMKTRMVPQDAYIKSREQNNMSPLISYVHSYPFQSSGQDSKALIAIDIKESAISQIIKNMLPADYANTLIIDQDGTVISAADKTLIGTFTEENLTQSLLSYPSSDESFTPVFNYDSHVVTQDQFKGNAWRIYTTTPNKSFYYKLDSLKEISVLLGLLAVAVGIAMSSIFTRANYSPLKRILNNIKSRMDSPTSSKQDEYRFIDTTINRLSNKVDSLEETLQANHKMIKHSIMLNMLNNRFTPEELTEQLQSVHISMAYTRFRCIVIDPVNEKWKDLQPRQLQHTLYTMIQQLELAEMEGTQLLAEELQDHKIAVIICTNQSEEPLSDHIVDFIHTEARTRFGLDFVLSLGGWVEHFTEIHTSYHQANALIRYSYFFPDQSAIQDLDLLNRETSSLEIPDSYLVNFEKKLQTRDIHGTVQAIQELVTQIKAGMYSAEYSRIILLKTVSIYSECIHQVRWQPTEASTLSLYKQFSLFYNINRYSEWMIHLVTEFVMHMEKRSEVRSVDTISAVKTYIQENLSGDLTLDHVSEQVFISPKYLSKLFKEETGIVYSEYVTNQRMERARELMTQREITVEQVANTVGYRTPAYFIKKFKEIHGWTPKNFMRSLMEQGSI; from the coding sequence ATGCGTATGCCATTTCAGTCTGTGAGATCCAAAATGGTTCTTTCCTACCTCGCTGTTGTTCTTGTCATTGCGCTTCTTTTCGGCTCTATTTTCTATCTCTTCTTCTCCCATCAATACAGCAAAGAGATCCGAATCAATAATCAATTGTCGCTGAAAAGCACGGTCAATACCATTGAGAGCTCCGTGATCCAGAAGGTGAATCAGGTCTATCTGTCCCTGGCACTCGGTAACGCTGCAAATATCAATTTGGATAGCTTAAAAGGAAATCACAGCAAAATTCTGGACATTGAACAGTCCCTCAAAAATATGGTGCAAAATTATTCCGATCTCATTGAAGCCATTCATGTGTACGATACGAAGAACCACTTCATCGTCTCATCTGTATATGGACTATTGCTCGATGAGGACACACCTTCGCGTGTGGATCATACAACGGATTGGATTGCTGCGATGAAAGAGACTCCAGAAAGTTCCTTATGGATGAAGACTCGCATGGTGCCTCAGGATGCTTATATCAAATCACGGGAACAGAACAACATGAGTCCTCTCATTTCCTATGTCCACAGTTATCCGTTTCAATCGTCTGGACAAGACAGCAAAGCCTTGATTGCGATTGATATCAAAGAATCAGCAATCAGTCAGATCATTAAAAACATGCTCCCTGCTGACTATGCCAATACATTAATCATCGATCAGGATGGAACCGTCATCTCAGCCGCAGACAAAACGTTGATCGGCACCTTCACGGAGGAAAATCTGACGCAGTCACTCCTTTCCTATCCTTCTTCAGATGAGAGCTTCACGCCTGTATTTAACTATGACTCTCATGTCGTAACCCAAGATCAATTTAAAGGAAACGCATGGAGAATCTACACGACCACGCCCAATAAAAGCTTCTACTATAAGCTGGATAGCTTGAAGGAGATTTCGGTTCTTCTCGGCTTATTGGCTGTTGCGGTTGGGATCGCGATGTCGTCCATCTTCACCAGGGCCAACTATAGTCCTCTCAAACGAATTCTGAACAACATCAAGAGCCGGATGGACAGCCCTACCAGCTCAAAACAGGACGAATACCGATTTATCGATACAACCATTAACCGTCTGTCCAATAAAGTCGATAGCCTTGAAGAAACGCTCCAGGCCAATCATAAGATGATTAAGCATAGTATCATGCTGAACATGTTAAATAATCGATTCACCCCAGAGGAGCTTACGGAACAACTGCAATCTGTTCATATTTCAATGGCGTATACTCGCTTCCGCTGCATCGTCATTGACCCGGTCAATGAGAAGTGGAAGGATCTGCAGCCACGACAGTTGCAGCATACGTTGTACACGATGATCCAGCAACTGGAGCTGGCAGAGATGGAAGGAACTCAACTGCTGGCAGAGGAATTGCAGGATCACAAAATAGCAGTGATTATCTGTACCAACCAATCCGAAGAACCTCTCTCTGATCACATTGTGGACTTCATTCACACGGAGGCAAGAACGAGATTCGGTCTGGATTTTGTGCTATCACTGGGTGGATGGGTAGAGCATTTCACAGAGATTCACACAAGCTATCATCAGGCGAATGCCTTGATTCGATACAGCTATTTCTTTCCCGATCAGTCTGCCATTCAGGATCTGGATCTGCTGAACAGGGAAACGAGCAGCTTGGAAATTCCGGACTCATACCTCGTGAATTTTGAGAAGAAATTGCAGACTCGGGATATACACGGCACAGTCCAGGCTATTCAAGAGTTGGTCACTCAGATTAAAGCAGGTATGTATTCAGCCGAATACAGTCGGATCATATTACTCAAGACGGTCTCCATATACTCTGAATGTATTCATCAGGTACGTTGGCAGCCCACCGAGGCCAGCACATTGAGTCTGTACAAGCAATTTTCATTGTTCTACAATATCAACCGCTATTCAGAGTGGATGATTCACCTCGTGACCGAATTTGTGATGCATATGGAGAAGCGAAGCGAGGTACGAAGCGTGGATACCATCTCGGCTGTCAAAACCTATATTCAAGAGAACTTATCAGGTGATCTCACGCTCGATCATGTCTCAGAGCAAGTATTCATCAGCCCTAAATATCTCAGTAAACTCTTCAAGGAAGAAACCGGGATTGTCTATTCGGAGTATGTTACGAACCAGAGGATGGAACGCGCACGAGAGCTGATGACGCAACGCGAAATTACGGTTGAGCAGGTCGCAAATACAGTCGGTTACCGTACCCCTGCCTATTTCATTAAGAAGTTCAAAGAAATTCACGGCTGGACACCCAAAAACTTCATGCGCAGTCTAATGGAACAGGGATCTATATAG
- a CDS encoding YezD family protein, producing MAKPLKVDEVWLDRIAGQLNDMEFGSLHIVVHEGQIVQMERTERKRFENTPSGSASKSGSTARSSSARSLRGSNASAKG from the coding sequence ATGGCTAAGCCGTTAAAAGTGGATGAGGTATGGTTGGACCGAATTGCCGGACAGCTGAATGACATGGAGTTTGGTTCTTTGCATATCGTCGTGCACGAAGGTCAGATTGTGCAGATGGAGCGGACCGAACGAAAGCGTTTTGAGAACACACCCTCAGGCAGCGCCTCCAAATCCGGAAGCACGGCACGAAGTAGTTCAGCCCGTTCACTGCGCGGATCGAATGCGAGTGCAAAGGGATAG
- the cysW gene encoding sulfate ABC transporter permease subunit CysW, with product MAGSVPLSPVPPVRAGRGTNRATTEAPWVKWLLIGLASLVLLWLLILPLAIVLMEALKQGWGVYIAALTEPDAMSALKLTLLVAAITVPLNTIFGVAAAWVITKFQFKGKGLMITLIDLPFSISPVVGGLIFVLVFGSNGWFGPWLSEHDIKIIFALPGIVIATLFITFPFVARELIPLMEDQGTREEEAAVTLGASGWRIFWSVTLPNIKWGLLYGIILCNARAMGEFGAVSVVSGHIRGETNTLPLHVEILYNEYQFSASFAVASLLLILALATLLLKSWLGHKAVSEK from the coding sequence ATGGCGGGTTCTGTCCCACTAAGCCCTGTTCCACCCGTACGAGCTGGACGTGGAACCAACCGTGCAACAACGGAAGCTCCATGGGTCAAATGGTTGTTGATTGGACTGGCGAGCCTGGTACTCCTATGGCTGCTTATATTGCCACTGGCCATTGTGCTCATGGAGGCGTTGAAGCAGGGCTGGGGTGTATACATCGCGGCTCTTACCGAGCCGGATGCCATGTCTGCACTGAAACTCACGTTATTGGTTGCGGCGATTACCGTGCCGCTGAATACAATATTTGGTGTGGCCGCAGCCTGGGTCATTACCAAGTTCCAGTTCAAAGGCAAGGGACTCATGATTACCCTGATTGATCTTCCCTTTTCGATCTCGCCTGTGGTGGGCGGGTTGATCTTTGTGTTGGTGTTTGGTTCGAATGGGTGGTTTGGGCCATGGCTGTCCGAACATGATATCAAAATCATTTTTGCGCTGCCAGGCATCGTCATTGCGACGCTGTTTATTACGTTCCCCTTTGTAGCCAGGGAGTTGATTCCACTCATGGAGGACCAGGGAACCCGGGAAGAGGAAGCGGCGGTTACGCTGGGTGCTTCCGGGTGGCGAATCTTCTGGAGTGTAACTTTGCCCAACATCAAATGGGGGCTGTTATACGGTATTATCCTGTGTAATGCCCGAGCGATGGGCGAGTTCGGAGCGGTATCTGTGGTATCCGGACATATCCGCGGAGAGACCAACACGCTGCCGCTGCATGTGGAAATTTTGTACAACGAGTATCAATTCTCGGCTTCTTTTGCCGTGGCTTCCCTGCTCCTGATTCTGGCTCTCGCGACGTTGCTGCTCAAGAGCTGGCTTGGTCACAAAGCCGTTTCGGAAAAGTGA
- a CDS encoding extracellular solute-binding protein gives MIATSILIGLMSGCTILNTETAQGQQQDHLTNPEKEAPAYTISWTMHQNIPVPEDAEMIAYIEDRFDVDLEVWNLENKRYEELLDLKLAQGKIPDLFRIRQPHDLLKYQMQGVLAEISPEVLEQYAPNIVQRIRDYDSRYLAYGKINGSLYGIPAINETNIYRTPVVYREDWLKKLGLDVPKTLDEFETVMYAFAKDDPDGNGKPDTYGLSREGLNVVFGAFGQSVFTEQLYFNDKNNQLVIGALEPEMKKALTYMQKWYRDGIIDPEFITGENKGGYKHLSHAFINGKIGMTSMGNYYHWNQAGDYSVLDENGQETPVEPSFNVSELLQKNATAEVVFGSPVIGPDGRSGSKGNNLLMNFIAIGAEAAKEPGKLEKILQILDYVSANPDPAEQIKMEYGLPGKHWDWNAKASTSFHLLPPYNRMENYMNMIGSSIGMTVPGAPSDKREQWAASSGLTENGIYNRLEVATPALIQYSSELIRMRDRAYISIITGDQPVGYFDTFVEEFKDAGGQQVLLEANEWYIAYQETSHAQ, from the coding sequence TTGATTGCTACATCTATTCTTATAGGATTGATGAGCGGTTGTACCATTCTAAACACAGAAACGGCACAAGGGCAGCAGCAGGACCATCTGACAAACCCTGAGAAGGAAGCTCCAGCGTATACGATATCCTGGACCATGCATCAAAATATCCCTGTTCCTGAGGACGCGGAGATGATTGCCTATATTGAGGATCGGTTTGATGTTGATCTGGAGGTATGGAACCTTGAAAACAAGCGGTACGAGGAACTGCTGGATCTGAAGCTTGCTCAAGGGAAAATACCCGATCTGTTTCGAATCAGACAACCGCATGATCTGCTTAAATATCAAATGCAAGGGGTCTTGGCGGAAATTTCCCCGGAAGTACTTGAACAATATGCCCCTAATATCGTACAGCGAATTCGCGATTATGATTCACGCTACTTGGCGTACGGAAAAATAAACGGTTCCTTATATGGAATACCGGCTATCAATGAGACCAACATCTATCGAACTCCTGTCGTATACCGAGAGGATTGGCTTAAGAAGTTAGGGCTGGACGTTCCAAAGACATTGGATGAATTTGAAACGGTCATGTATGCTTTTGCCAAGGATGACCCGGACGGGAACGGCAAACCGGATACATATGGCCTATCCAGAGAGGGTTTAAATGTGGTTTTTGGCGCTTTTGGACAGTCCGTTTTCACCGAGCAGCTGTATTTTAACGACAAAAACAACCAACTCGTAATTGGCGCTTTGGAGCCTGAGATGAAAAAAGCCCTGACTTATATGCAAAAATGGTATCGGGACGGGATTATCGACCCTGAGTTCATAACCGGTGAAAACAAAGGCGGCTATAAACATCTATCTCATGCTTTTATTAATGGAAAAATTGGGATGACCTCGATGGGTAACTATTATCATTGGAATCAAGCGGGGGATTACAGTGTCCTCGATGAAAATGGCCAAGAGACCCCAGTGGAACCCTCGTTCAATGTCAGTGAGCTGCTCCAGAAGAACGCAACCGCAGAGGTTGTATTTGGTTCTCCTGTTATTGGTCCGGATGGACGTAGCGGTTCAAAGGGGAACAATCTGCTGATGAATTTTATTGCTATAGGTGCTGAGGCTGCGAAGGAGCCGGGTAAACTGGAGAAAATTTTGCAGATACTCGATTATGTAAGTGCCAACCCCGATCCGGCGGAGCAGATCAAAATGGAGTATGGCCTTCCAGGAAAACACTGGGATTGGAACGCTAAAGCTTCAACATCATTTCACTTACTTCCTCCATATAACCGAATGGAGAATTATATGAACATGATCGGCTCAAGTATTGGCATGACGGTTCCAGGTGCACCATCCGACAAACGTGAACAATGGGCTGCATCTTCCGGGTTGACGGAGAATGGAATCTATAACCGCCTGGAGGTTGCAACCCCTGCCCTGATTCAATATTCATCTGAATTGATTCGCATGAGAGACAGAGCGTACATCTCCATCATCACCGGGGATCAACCTGTGGGATATTTCGATACTTTTGTGGAAGAATTTAAGGATGCAGGTGGGCAACAGGTGCTGCTTGAAGCAAATGAGTGGTATATAGCGTATCAGGAAACCAGTCACGCGCAATAG